A portion of the Natronococcus sp. AD-5 genome contains these proteins:
- a CDS encoding ABC transporter ATP-binding protein, protein MDTPVVAEGLEKRYGETVALSGVTLSIERGEVFALIGPNGAGKTTLVRALTGTTEPDAGTARVLEEAPTAVDRDRLGVLPQAFSPPGRLAARELLAYYAGLYAEHRDPENVLADVGLADAGETWYEDLSGGQQRRVCVGTTLVNDPDVLFLDEPTTGIDPAGRRTVWGLIEDLADAGTTVFLTTHDMAEAERLADRVGLLADGDLVARGTPADLVAEHAGSSRLAIETAAEPDAFEDLSFPVTARGGEIVVRNVSPADIGVVVDYLDDRGLEYSGLAWSEPDLEDVYLALADETELERTDRFGEALARAGETA, encoded by the coding sequence ATGGATACCCCGGTCGTCGCTGAGGGGCTGGAAAAGCGCTACGGCGAGACGGTCGCGCTCTCGGGCGTGACGCTGTCGATCGAGCGGGGCGAGGTCTTCGCGCTCATCGGCCCGAACGGCGCGGGCAAGACGACGCTCGTGCGCGCGCTCACCGGCACGACGGAGCCCGACGCCGGCACCGCACGCGTCCTCGAGGAAGCGCCGACGGCCGTCGATCGCGATCGCCTCGGCGTCCTTCCGCAGGCGTTCTCGCCGCCGGGTCGACTCGCGGCCCGCGAACTGCTCGCGTACTACGCCGGCCTCTACGCCGAACACCGCGATCCCGAGAACGTGTTGGCCGACGTCGGCCTCGCGGACGCTGGCGAGACGTGGTACGAGGACCTCTCGGGCGGCCAGCAGCGCCGGGTCTGCGTCGGAACGACGCTGGTGAACGACCCCGACGTGCTCTTTCTCGACGAGCCGACCACCGGCATCGACCCCGCCGGCCGCCGGACCGTCTGGGGCCTGATCGAGGACCTCGCCGACGCCGGGACGACCGTCTTCCTCACGACCCACGACATGGCCGAGGCCGAGCGCCTCGCCGACCGCGTCGGCTTGCTCGCGGACGGCGACCTCGTCGCTCGAGGGACGCCCGCCGATCTCGTCGCCGAACACGCCGGCTCGAGCCGACTCGCGATCGAGACGGCCGCCGAGCCGGACGCGTTCGAAGACCTGTCCTTCCCGGTCACCGCTCGAGGAGGCGAGATCGTCGTCCGCAACGTGTCCCCCGCCGACATCGGGGTCGTCGTCGACTACCTCGATGATCGGGGTCTCGAGTACTCGGGGCTCGCCTGGTCCGAACCCGACCTCGAGGACGTCTACCTCGCGCTGGCCGACGAGACCGAACTCGAGCGCACCGACCGATTCGGCGAGGCGCTCGCCCGCGCGGGTGAGACCGCGTGA
- a CDS encoding ABC transporter permease, with amino-acid sequence MSRVGRVRAETGAGWRSFVRRRTAVFFTFFFPVILIVIFGALVRTDPTGEGLFTEPPAYYVPGYLAVVVLFTPLSRMGSEVARHREGNRFEKLATTPLTRSEWLLAQTAVNAVIIGLASLLILALVVALTGAEIAFSPLLVPYVLVGVVCFCGIGAMLGSYTDSQDGAVAASNAIGLPLLFLSETFISLEQLPGWFEPLVNLSPLTYFARGVRAATSPEAGTPAVAGIDPALANLVILAALAALFFALGARSIPRTD; translated from the coding sequence GTGAGCCGGGTCGGACGCGTCCGGGCCGAAACCGGCGCCGGCTGGCGGTCGTTCGTCCGCCGGCGGACGGCAGTCTTCTTCACCTTCTTCTTCCCGGTGATCCTGATCGTCATCTTCGGCGCGCTGGTACGGACGGACCCCACGGGCGAGGGACTGTTCACGGAGCCGCCGGCGTACTACGTGCCGGGCTACCTCGCGGTCGTCGTCCTCTTCACGCCGCTGTCGCGGATGGGAAGCGAGGTGGCCCGCCACCGCGAGGGCAACCGGTTCGAGAAACTCGCGACGACGCCGCTGACCCGCAGCGAATGGCTGCTCGCCCAGACCGCGGTCAACGCCGTCATCATCGGACTGGCGAGCCTGCTGATCCTCGCGCTCGTGGTCGCCCTCACGGGCGCCGAGATCGCCTTCTCGCCGCTTCTGGTGCCGTACGTGCTCGTCGGCGTCGTCTGCTTCTGCGGGATCGGCGCGATGCTCGGCAGCTACACCGATTCCCAGGACGGGGCGGTCGCCGCAAGTAACGCCATCGGTCTCCCGTTGCTCTTCCTCTCCGAGACGTTCATCTCGCTCGAGCAGCTTCCGGGCTGGTTCGAACCGCTCGTGAACCTCTCGCCGCTGACGTACTTCGCCCGCGGCGTGCGGGCCGCCACGTCCCCAGAGGCGGGAACGCCGGCCGTCGCCGGGATCGACCCCGCGTTGGCGAACCTGGTGATTCTCGCGGCGCTCGCCGCGCTTTTCTTCGCGCTCGGAGCCCGGTCTATTCCGCGAACGGATTAG
- a CDS encoding LVIVD repeat-containing protein, with protein MSRRHDYATRRTVLKGCAATAVGVGALSGTGAARGSRPRLELVGHTALGAPDGDITNMDVREDLGLAATGSFVNADTEVHIVDVSDRQNPDRVTTTSVGVGYVNDVFFHPEKPRLFTANDGGEDAGWAILDVDDPEEPELYGPFTVDDGGGVHTIIAFDEEHVVVSGTGRGIVIYDVSDPENPREVGEFQATDHSATAQSPEDPGHTHPSGYVHDTQVRGDYAYLAHWDHGLYIVDLSDPANPVEAASFDYTEEEADVPLRNAHHAFPHPENDICLVGEEVGAGEPGYKHVIEFDLDAGETERLSSFRPPQGNAQQPTGQQGFWWTGHFSDWGVGDQQDVLFSGDYKAGVQTFDLSNPANPERIDQYATTDGTAEIRDADPERAIDAIPMVWGANTKDSEYVYVSDANTGLFVFTLEGY; from the coding sequence ATGTCTCGGAGACACGACTACGCGACTCGGCGAACGGTGTTGAAGGGATGTGCCGCGACCGCGGTCGGGGTCGGCGCGCTGAGCGGTACCGGCGCGGCTCGGGGGAGCCGCCCGCGGTTAGAACTCGTCGGTCATACCGCGTTGGGCGCTCCCGACGGCGACATTACGAACATGGACGTCCGCGAGGATTTAGGCCTCGCAGCGACGGGGTCGTTCGTCAACGCCGATACGGAAGTTCACATCGTCGACGTCTCCGACCGGCAGAATCCGGACCGCGTGACGACGACCTCGGTCGGCGTCGGCTACGTGAACGACGTGTTCTTCCACCCGGAGAAGCCGCGGCTCTTCACCGCCAACGATGGGGGCGAAGACGCGGGCTGGGCCATCCTCGACGTCGACGACCCCGAAGAGCCCGAACTGTACGGTCCGTTCACCGTCGACGACGGTGGTGGCGTGCACACGATCATCGCCTTCGACGAGGAGCACGTCGTCGTCTCGGGGACGGGCCGCGGGATCGTGATCTACGACGTCTCCGACCCCGAGAACCCGAGGGAAGTCGGCGAGTTCCAGGCGACGGATCACTCGGCAACGGCACAGTCGCCCGAGGATCCGGGTCACACTCACCCCAGCGGGTACGTCCACGACACGCAGGTCCGCGGCGACTACGCGTACCTCGCCCACTGGGACCACGGCCTGTACATCGTCGATCTGAGCGATCCGGCGAATCCGGTAGAAGCGGCTTCGTTCGACTACACGGAGGAGGAAGCGGACGTTCCGCTACGAAACGCTCACCACGCGTTCCCTCATCCGGAGAACGACATCTGTCTCGTCGGCGAAGAGGTCGGGGCCGGCGAACCCGGTTACAAACACGTGATCGAGTTCGATCTCGACGCGGGCGAGACCGAACGCCTCTCGTCGTTCCGTCCGCCGCAGGGGAACGCCCAGCAACCCACCGGCCAGCAGGGATTCTGGTGGACCGGCCACTTCTCCGACTGGGGCGTCGGCGACCAGCAGGACGTCCTGTTCAGCGGCGACTACAAGGCCGGCGTCCAGACGTTCGATCTCTCCAATCCCGCGAACCCGGAGCGGATCGACCAGTACGCGACCACCGACGGAACCGCCGAGATCCGGGACGCGGATCCGGAGCGGGCGATCGACGCCATCCCGATGGTATGGGGCGCGAACACGAAAGACAGCGAGTACGTGTACGTCTCGGACGCCAACACGGGGCTGTTCGTGTTCACGCTCGAGGGATACTAA
- a CDS encoding Gfo/Idh/MocA family protein: MQFGAAAIGLGGLGQLEIEVLDGLEGVEVLAGADVSAEARDVFEREFDAPAYATHDELLDAHGDELDVALIVTPHTLHFEQARACLAADAHVYLEKPMVTDVGDAVELLELADERNRVVQVGYQRRFHPGFTEVKRLVDSGRIGEIHAANAYLGQDWIGLHEESWRVDPSFSGGGQLYDTGSHLLDALCWITGGTPAQVSARIAYASEGIDVNSALAIRLERDDRPILAGVTVSGNGVELTPSEGYAIWGTSGQVTFDGETIRFAERGATVYESVIEAQTDFTTLTTAKLRNFLESIRGTAEPAVPGAVGLQVTALTEAAYRADEEERQVDVQALIDRAR, from the coding sequence ATGCAGTTCGGTGCAGCCGCGATCGGACTCGGGGGGCTCGGCCAACTCGAGATCGAGGTCCTGGACGGTCTCGAGGGCGTCGAGGTGCTAGCGGGAGCCGACGTCTCCGCCGAGGCTCGGGACGTCTTCGAACGCGAGTTCGACGCGCCGGCCTACGCCACCCACGACGAACTGCTCGACGCCCACGGGGACGAGCTCGACGTTGCACTGATCGTTACCCCTCACACGCTCCACTTCGAGCAGGCTCGGGCGTGTCTCGCGGCCGACGCTCACGTCTACCTCGAGAAGCCGATGGTGACCGACGTCGGGGACGCCGTCGAGTTACTCGAACTGGCCGACGAGCGGAACCGCGTCGTACAGGTGGGCTACCAGCGCCGTTTCCACCCCGGATTCACCGAGGTCAAGCGCCTCGTCGACAGCGGCAGGATCGGCGAGATCCACGCCGCGAACGCGTACCTCGGTCAGGACTGGATCGGGCTCCACGAGGAGAGCTGGCGCGTCGACCCGTCGTTTTCGGGCGGCGGGCAGCTGTACGACACCGGCTCGCACCTGCTCGATGCGCTCTGCTGGATCACCGGCGGCACACCCGCGCAAGTGTCGGCCAGGATAGCGTACGCCTCCGAGGGAATCGACGTCAACAGCGCGCTCGCCATACGACTCGAGCGGGACGATCGGCCGATCCTCGCCGGCGTCACGGTCAGCGGGAACGGCGTCGAACTCACGCCGTCGGAAGGGTACGCTATCTGGGGAACGAGCGGACAGGTCACCTTCGACGGCGAGACGATTCGATTCGCCGAGCGCGGCGCGACGGTCTACGAGAGCGTGATCGAGGCCCAGACCGACTTCACGACGCTGACGACTGCGAAGCTCCGGAACTTCCTCGAGTCGATCAGGGGGACCGCCGAACCGGCCGTCCCGGGAGCGGTCGGGCTCCAGGTGACCGCGCTGACGGAGGCGGCCTACCGGGCTGACGAGGAGGAGCGGCAGGTCGACGTCCAGGCGCTGATCGACCGGGCGCGCTGA